In the genome of Bacillus sp. S3, one region contains:
- the panD gene encoding aspartate 1-decarboxylase encodes MFRTMMNGKIHRATVTEANLNYVGSITIDEDILDAVGMAANEKVQIVNNNNGARLETYIIPGERGGGVICLNGAAARLVQVGDIVIIISYALVPEEKIQSHTPKVAIMDEYNRIKELINHEPALTIM; translated from the coding sequence TTGTTTCGTACTATGATGAATGGAAAAATCCACCGGGCAACTGTGACGGAGGCTAATTTAAACTATGTTGGCAGTATTACGATAGATGAAGATATTCTAGATGCTGTAGGGATGGCGGCAAATGAGAAGGTGCAAATTGTTAACAATAATAATGGCGCCCGTCTGGAAACATACATCATTCCCGGTGAAAGAGGGGGCGGTGTTATATGTTTAAATGGTGCAGCAGCCCGCCTTGTCCAGGTAGGCGACATCGTCATCATTATTTCTTATGCACTTGTTCCGGAAGAAAAAATCCAGTCGCACACACCAAAAGTAGCCATTATGGATGAATATAACCGAATAAAGGAACTAATCAATCATGAACCGGCACTAACTATTATGTAG
- the panC gene encoding pantoate--beta-alanine ligase produces MKIITAIKNMRSEIMREKASGKSVGYVPTMGFLHEGHLTLIKQARQENDIVVLSIFVNPLQFGPNEDYLTYPRDFERDQALAEAEKIDYIFFPSVEEMYPHGPSVKAVVQKRTDVLCGESRPGHFDGVATVLTKLFNIISPTKAYFGKKDAQQVAVVDGLISDFNFPIELVAVDIVREADGLAKSSRNVNLLPDERLQAAVLFRSLQTASKAIDQGERNPKGLMNMIREMITTETKAKIDYVEILSYPQLKPMEKLDGTIIIALAVNFSKVRLIDNVIIQID; encoded by the coding sequence ATGAAGATTATTACCGCCATCAAGAACATGCGCTCGGAAATAATGAGAGAAAAAGCTTCGGGGAAATCGGTTGGCTATGTCCCCACAATGGGATTTCTTCATGAGGGTCATTTGACATTAATAAAGCAAGCAAGGCAGGAAAATGACATTGTCGTCTTAAGTATTTTTGTCAATCCGTTGCAGTTCGGACCCAATGAGGATTATTTAACATATCCGCGTGATTTTGAACGTGACCAAGCCTTGGCGGAAGCAGAAAAGATAGATTATATCTTTTTTCCTTCAGTCGAGGAAATGTATCCACATGGACCTTCAGTAAAGGCAGTTGTCCAAAAACGAACCGATGTATTATGCGGCGAGTCGCGCCCCGGCCATTTTGACGGGGTGGCAACAGTCCTCACAAAACTATTTAATATCATATCGCCTACCAAGGCTTATTTTGGTAAGAAGGATGCCCAGCAAGTAGCAGTCGTGGATGGATTAATTTCTGATTTCAATTTTCCCATCGAATTAGTGGCTGTTGACATTGTTCGTGAAGCGGACGGGCTTGCAAAAAGTTCGCGCAATGTAAATTTGCTTCCGGACGAAAGACTTCAAGCGGCAGTTCTATTTAGAAGCCTGCAAACAGCAAGCAAGGCAATTGATCAGGGTGAACGGAATCCAAAAGGACTAATGAACATGATCAGGGAAATGATCACGACTGAAACTAAAGCGAAAATTGATTATGTTGAAATTCTATCCTATCCACAATTAAAACCAATGGAAAAATTAGATGGAACCATTATCATTGCACTTGCTGTAAATTTTTCTAAGGTTCGCTTAATAGACAATGTTATTATTCAGATCGATTAG
- the panB gene encoding 3-methyl-2-oxobutanoate hydroxymethyltransferase encodes MKQTTDFLKMKKNKEKIVMLTAYDFPSAKQAEQGGVDVILVGDSLGMVVLGYDSTIPVTMDDMIHHTKAVKRGAKDTFIVADLPFLTYHLSIRDTLINAGRLLQEAGAHAVKLEGADEVVEKIAALTNAGIPVCGHLGLTPQSVGVLGGYKVQGKDAAKAQKLIEDAKEIEEAGAFAIVLECVPKQLAEKVSKSISIPVIGIGAGLNVDGQVLVYHDILGYGVERVPKFVKQYHSVNPFMVESIVAYTSDVKNKQFPEEKHSFTMKEDELKVLYGGIQ; translated from the coding sequence ATGAAGCAAACAACAGATTTCTTGAAAATGAAGAAAAATAAGGAAAAAATCGTCATGTTAACGGCTTATGATTTTCCGTCTGCTAAGCAGGCTGAACAAGGCGGAGTGGATGTCATTTTAGTTGGGGATTCTTTAGGTATGGTTGTACTTGGCTACGACTCTACTATTCCTGTAACAATGGATGATATGATCCATCATACAAAAGCGGTTAAACGTGGAGCAAAAGATACATTTATCGTAGCTGATCTGCCGTTTTTAACCTATCATTTATCGATCAGAGATACCTTAATAAATGCCGGAAGACTTCTTCAAGAAGCTGGAGCCCATGCTGTTAAACTTGAAGGTGCAGATGAGGTCGTTGAGAAGATCGCCGCCCTCACAAATGCAGGGATCCCGGTTTGTGGTCATTTAGGACTGACACCACAATCAGTTGGAGTATTGGGCGGTTATAAAGTTCAAGGGAAAGATGCGGCCAAAGCTCAAAAGTTGATTGAAGATGCCAAAGAAATAGAGGAAGCAGGGGCATTTGCAATTGTGTTGGAATGTGTACCAAAGCAGCTTGCAGAAAAAGTCTCAAAATCAATCTCGATTCCTGTGATTGGAATCGGGGCAGGACTGAATGTAGATGGTCAGGTTCTGGTCTATCATGATATATTAGGATACGGTGTTGAACGGGTACCTAAATTTGTGAAGCAATACCATTCGGTCAATCCCTTTATGGTTGAATCGATAGTAGCGTATACGTCTGATGTGAAAAATAAGCAATTCCCGGAAGAGAAGCACTCTTTTACAATGAAGGAAGATGAACTGAAGGTACTATATGGAGGTATACAATGA
- a CDS encoding biotin--[acetyl-CoA-carboxylase] ligase encodes MQSEIRKKLLDAFTDAGESFLSGQHLAELIGCSRTAVWKHIEELRKDGFELEAVRNKGYRIVKTPERITADEIRLGLTTDFIGRNIHYEESVETTQKIAHQFANDDAPEGTVIIAEEQRSGKGRMNREWHSPKYTGIWMSLILRPNIPLIKTPQLTLLTAVAIVQAMEEETGLQPEIKWPNDILLSGKKVTGILTELQAEADRIHSIIIGIGINVNQAKEDFPSELQEKASSLSIEKGELISRAGLIRSIFKYFEKLYLLYLGQGFYPIKLLWEGYAVSIGKILRARTLTNVIEGKALGITDDGVLKLEDETGFVHHIYSADIEV; translated from the coding sequence GTGCAGTCAGAAATAAGAAAGAAGCTGCTAGATGCCTTTACAGATGCTGGCGAGTCCTTTTTATCAGGCCAACATCTAGCTGAACTAATTGGCTGCTCAAGGACGGCAGTTTGGAAGCATATTGAAGAATTAAGAAAAGACGGCTTTGAATTAGAGGCAGTTAGAAATAAAGGATATCGGATTGTAAAAACTCCCGAAAGAATAACAGCGGACGAAATTCGGCTGGGCTTAACAACTGACTTTATCGGCAGGAACATCCATTATGAAGAAAGTGTAGAAACTACACAAAAAATTGCTCATCAGTTCGCGAATGATGACGCGCCGGAAGGAACCGTTATTATTGCTGAAGAACAACGTTCCGGGAAGGGAAGAATGAACCGGGAATGGCATTCTCCTAAATATACAGGAATTTGGATGAGTCTTATTCTTAGACCAAACATTCCCCTCATTAAAACTCCCCAGCTGACGCTTTTAACAGCGGTTGCCATTGTTCAGGCAATGGAGGAGGAGACCGGTTTGCAGCCTGAGATAAAATGGCCTAACGATATCTTATTGTCCGGCAAAAAAGTGACTGGAATCTTAACAGAACTACAAGCGGAAGCTGATCGCATTCATTCGATTATTATTGGGATCGGAATTAATGTGAACCAAGCCAAAGAGGATTTCCCAAGTGAGCTGCAAGAAAAGGCAAGTTCGCTATCAATTGAAAAAGGCGAGCTAATTTCCCGAGCAGGATTAATCAGAAGTATTTTCAAGTATTTTGAAAAATTATATTTACTTTATTTAGGACAGGGTTTTTATCCAATTAAGCTGCTATGGGAAGGCTATGCTGTCAGTATCGGAAAAATCCTAAGAGCAAGAACATTAACAAATGTCATCGAGGGAAAAGCACTGGGGATAACCGATGATGGAGTATTAAAATTGGAGGATGAAACTGGTTTCGTTCACCATATTTATTCTGCCGATATTGAGGTTTAA
- a CDS encoding CCA tRNA nucleotidyltransferase, giving the protein MKEPFLSAIPVLEKLEDAGYEAYFVGGSVRDYLLHKPISDVDIATSATPEEVKEIFQKTVDIGIEHGTVLVLFNHQSYEITTFRTEGDYQDYRRPKEVSFIRNLNEDLQRRDFTMNAMAMDRNGMLIDPYNGQAAIKNKVIQTVGSANDRFQEDALRMMRAVRFVSQLSFSIEDETLRALKRLASLLNNIAVERKRVEFEKLLVGKDCNNAIKILLDTNLFSFLPGLANQKKQLAQLTGLESKGLNKKEMWVLLLYCLEWKGKSIEPFLREWRLPVKEIREIQQILDFAGKRLEHEWSVYDLYAAGNDTILSTEKLFNVIKGSKEIETVQHWLDVYEQLPIKKRSDMAVTGGDLMNWFNQNGGPWLKETLLKIEQAIVDNQVVNDKQKIKEWLLTCSQK; this is encoded by the coding sequence ATGAAGGAACCATTTTTATCTGCGATTCCCGTCTTAGAAAAATTAGAGGATGCAGGATATGAGGCTTATTTTGTAGGCGGCTCGGTAAGAGATTATCTCCTGCATAAGCCAATTAGTGATGTAGACATTGCCACATCAGCTACACCCGAAGAAGTAAAAGAAATTTTTCAGAAAACAGTTGATATTGGTATTGAACATGGAACGGTTCTCGTGTTGTTCAATCATCAATCATATGAAATTACCACCTTTAGGACGGAAGGGGACTATCAGGACTACCGAAGACCAAAAGAGGTCTCATTTATTCGTAATCTGAACGAAGACTTACAACGCAGGGATTTTACGATGAACGCGATGGCGATGGATCGAAATGGTATGCTCATAGACCCTTATAACGGGCAAGCAGCCATTAAGAACAAAGTAATCCAGACGGTTGGTTCTGCAAATGACCGTTTTCAGGAAGATGCATTAAGAATGATGAGGGCGGTCCGGTTTGTCAGTCAGCTATCTTTCTCAATCGAAGATGAAACACTTCGGGCATTAAAACGGCTTGCCTCCTTGCTTAATAATATTGCTGTTGAGCGGAAGAGAGTGGAGTTTGAAAAGCTCCTTGTTGGAAAAGATTGTAACAATGCGATTAAGATTTTACTTGATACAAATTTATTTTCCTTTTTACCGGGTTTAGCTAATCAGAAAAAACAGCTTGCTCAATTGACGGGCCTTGAATCTAAGGGGCTAAATAAAAAAGAAATGTGGGTATTACTTCTTTATTGTTTAGAATGGAAGGGAAAATCAATTGAGCCGTTCTTACGAGAGTGGCGTCTGCCTGTAAAAGAAATAAGAGAAATTCAGCAAATATTGGATTTTGCCGGTAAAAGGCTTGAACATGAATGGTCCGTTTATGATTTATATGCTGCCGGAAATGACACCATTCTCTCTACTGAAAAGCTTTTCAACGTAATAAAAGGGTCAAAAGAAATTGAAACAGTTCAACACTGGTTGGATGTATATGAACAACTCCCGATTAAGAAGCGTTCTGACATGGCTGTAACAGGCGGTGACCTAATGAACTGGTTTAATCAAAACGGGGGTCCATGGTTGAAAGAGACTCTCCTGAAAATAGAGCAAGCAATTGTAGATAACCAAGTAGTAAATGACAAGCAGAAGATTAAGGAGTGGCTATTGACGTGCAGTCAGAAATAA